The Setaria italica strain Yugu1 chromosome IX, Setaria_italica_v2.0, whole genome shotgun sequence genome has a window encoding:
- the LOC101771361 gene encoding pyridoxine/pyridoxamine 5'-phosphate oxidase 2, with translation MAGGVAAASALSSPWKALLQRALDANAHLRHSTYFQLATVGAGGRPANRTVVFRGFQEHCDKIQINTDTRSNKIGEISICPFGEICWYFTDSWEQFRISGSIDAIDGSSADPAKLQHREKAWFASSVKSRLQYLGPQPGIPVVDEEQAKDVHLEPSAGPVDAFCLLVLDPEKVDYLNLKSNQRLIFTRRQKENGSSDWMAEKVSP, from the exons ATGGCCGGCGGtgtcgccgccgcgtcggcgctTTCGAGCCCCTGGAAGGCGCTGCTCCAGCGAGCGTTGGACGCCAACGCGCACCTCAGGCACTCCACCTACTTCCAACTC GCCacggtgggcgccggcggcaggcCCGCGAATCGCACCGTCGTGTTCAG GGGTTTCCAGGAACACTGTGATAAGATTCAGATTAACACGGATACCCGAAGCAACAAG ATTGGTGAGATAAGTATTTGTCCCTTCGGAGAG ATTTGTTGGTACTTCACAGACAGCTGGGAACAATTCCGTATCAGCGGAAGCATAGATGCAATTGATGGCTCCAGTGCAGACCCTGCCAAGCTCCAG CACAGGGAGAAAGCTTGGTTCGCAAGCTCTGTAAAGTCAAGATTGCAGTACTTAGGACCTCAGCCAGGTATTCCTGTTGTAGATGAGGAGCAAGCTAAGGATGTTCATCTTGAACCATCAGCTGGCCCAGTAGATGCCTTTTGCCTTCTTGTTCTTGATCCAGAAAAG GTTGATTATTTGAACCTAAAAAGCAACCAAAGGTTGATATTCACAAGAAGGCAAAAGGAAAATGGCTCCAGTGATTGGATGGCTGAAAAAGTTAGCCCGTAA